From the Prosthecodimorpha staleyi genome, one window contains:
- a CDS encoding Fic family protein — protein MRRKKTIFTAKGAVNMVYIHELEDWPRFRWAEAVISGPLAAVRHRQGRLIGRMEALGFDLRTEAVLATLTEDVVKSSEIEGEKLDKEQVRLSIAWRLGLDIGALTPVDRNVEGVVEMMLDATQNYARALTETRLFDWHASLFPTGRSGMTRIAVGAWRDESSGPMQVVSGPYGRERVHFEAPNAGRLPEEMAAFLAWFESEKSIDPVLKAAIAHLWFVTIHPFEDGNGRIARAIADMALARSEGSPQRFYSMSAEIQLERKNYYTALERTQKGDLDITEWITWFLACLDRAIDGAEAILGKVLHKAGFWGRMEGQSLSDRQRAMINRLLDGFEGKLTSSKWAKLTRVSPDTALRDINDLVLRGFWSGMTAAGAARAIRSRPADSNPSPMEADILLRIRVARTPGFLTRME, from the coding sequence ATGCGGAGAAAGAAGACCATATTCACCGCGAAAGGTGCGGTGAATATGGTCTATATCCACGAGTTGGAAGATTGGCCACGGTTCAGGTGGGCGGAGGCAGTGATCAGCGGCCCGCTGGCAGCCGTTCGTCATCGCCAGGGCCGGCTGATTGGTCGCATGGAGGCGCTCGGCTTCGATCTCCGGACCGAAGCAGTTCTCGCCACTCTGACCGAGGACGTGGTCAAGTCGAGCGAGATAGAGGGTGAGAAGCTCGACAAGGAGCAGGTGCGCTTGTCGATCGCCTGGCGCCTCGGCCTGGACATCGGCGCGCTCACTCCGGTCGATCGAAACGTCGAAGGCGTGGTCGAGATGATGCTCGACGCCACGCAGAATTATGCCCGGGCGCTGACCGAGACGCGGTTGTTCGACTGGCATGCCTCACTCTTTCCGACAGGGCGAAGCGGCATGACCAGAATCGCCGTCGGCGCCTGGCGCGACGAAAGTTCTGGACCCATGCAAGTGGTCTCTGGTCCCTATGGCCGCGAGCGCGTGCATTTCGAGGCACCGAATGCGGGACGATTGCCTGAGGAGATGGCGGCCTTCCTCGCCTGGTTCGAGAGCGAAAAAAGCATCGACCCTGTGCTGAAGGCGGCCATTGCCCATCTCTGGTTTGTCACGATCCATCCCTTCGAGGATGGCAACGGACGGATCGCCCGGGCGATCGCCGACATGGCACTCGCTCGCTCCGAGGGCAGTCCGCAGCGCTTCTACAGCATGTCGGCCGAGATCCAATTGGAACGGAAGAATTACTACACCGCGCTCGAGCGCACGCAGAAGGGTGATCTGGATATCACGGAGTGGATCACTTGGTTCCTGGCCTGCCTCGATCGGGCTATTGATGGAGCCGAGGCGATTCTTGGCAAGGTTCTACACAAGGCTGGCTTCTGGGGGCGGATGGAGGGGCAGTCGTTGAGCGATCGGCAGCGTGCGATGATCAACCGACTCCTCGACGGCTTCGAGGGCAAGCTGACGTCGTCGAAATGGGCCAAGCTCACGAGGGTGTCGCCGGACACGGCCCTGCGCGACATAAACGATCTCGTGTTACGGGGGTTTTGGTCAGGGATGACGGCGGCGGGCGCAGCACGAGCTATTCGCTCGCGCCCAGCTGATTCGAATCCGAGCCCTATGGAGGCCGACATTTTGCTCCGGATTCGTGTTGCTCGCACTCCGGGGTTCCTTACGAGGATGGAGTGA
- a CDS encoding restriction endonuclease codes for MSIPDYQSLMLPVLQIAAKGETSVPLAEVEIAAMFALPQEERDQMLPSGKQRVLHNRIHWAKFYLTKAGYLESPKRGRFAITPSGTALLANPPTKLDTQHLLSVPAFREFYRADQPEETVGATTQGAAPSATPEEVIEAAFNATQAALRIELLERILQNGPGFFEGLIVDLLVAMGYGGSHRNAAAQLGRTGDGGVDGVINEDVLGLDRVYVQAKRYTPGTSVGRPDVQAFTGSLVGLGATKGVFVTTSMFSPQAVEFAARIPQRVILIDGKRLTELMIEHGVGVRSSRVLEFKRIDEDFFVEE; via the coding sequence ATGAGCATCCCAGACTACCAGTCGCTCATGCTCCCAGTTCTCCAGATTGCGGCGAAGGGGGAGACCTCCGTTCCGCTTGCGGAAGTGGAGATCGCGGCGATGTTTGCGCTCCCCCAGGAGGAGCGCGACCAGATGCTCCCGAGCGGCAAGCAGCGCGTCCTGCACAACCGGATCCACTGGGCTAAATTCTACCTGACAAAGGCGGGGTATCTGGAATCCCCCAAGCGTGGCCGGTTTGCCATCACTCCCTCGGGAACGGCTTTGCTCGCGAACCCGCCCACCAAGCTTGACACCCAACACCTGCTGTCCGTGCCGGCGTTCCGCGAGTTCTACCGGGCCGATCAACCTGAGGAGACAGTCGGCGCGACGACGCAAGGTGCAGCGCCCAGTGCGACACCCGAGGAAGTGATCGAGGCAGCGTTCAACGCCACGCAGGCCGCGCTTCGAATAGAGCTTTTGGAACGCATCCTCCAGAACGGACCGGGCTTCTTCGAGGGGCTGATTGTCGATCTTCTGGTTGCCATGGGCTACGGCGGTTCGCATCGGAATGCGGCGGCTCAACTCGGTCGAACCGGCGATGGCGGTGTCGACGGCGTTATCAACGAGGATGTTCTGGGCCTTGACCGCGTTTATGTGCAGGCCAAACGCTACACCCCCGGCACATCCGTTGGTCGTCCTGACGTTCAGGCTTTCACAGGTAGCCTAGTCGGGCTCGGTGCGACGAAGGGCGTCTTCGTCACCACCTCGATGTTTTCTCCGCAGGCAGTCGAGTTTGCCGCACGCATCCCGCAACGCGTCATCCTGATTGACGGGAAGAGGCTCACCGAACTCATGATCGAGCACGGCGTCGGCGTCCGATCGAGCCGCGTGCTGGAGTTCAAGCGTATCGACGAGGACTTCTTTGTCGAGGAATGA
- a CDS encoding DEAD/DEAH box helicase, with the protein MNRHVNAIAGRLSLRAPQRQSLEILDRVTELVPPRKDSDLEAALAAIRAEFPSVTDFERDFPSLCFALATGVGKTRLMGAFIAYLHLAHGLNNFFVLAPNLTIYNKLIADFTPNTPKYVLKGIAEFAISPPVITTGDNFERQIASGGNLFPVTINIFNISKINSEVRGGRSPRMRSFREEIGNSYFDYLAAQKDLVLIMDESHRYRATAGVRAINELKPVMGLELTATPFVETTRGPAPFQNVIFDYPLGRAMADGFVKEPAVVTRENFVATGKSPEQLQQIKLEDGVRLHESVKVELETYARQAGERIVKPFMLVIARDTTHAAELMTLVKSNAFFEGRYADKVIQVDSSVKEEETIERLLKVESPEEPTEIVIHVNMLKEGWDVTNLYTIVPLRAANARTLIEQSIGRGLRLPYGRRTGVTAVDRLNIVAHDRFQEIVDEARKPDSAIRLQQVVLTEGELQQKTVTVESRPQLAAKLGLRSDAPANGASGFEEASAEFTHEEQQVVRIAYDVIRKMETEPSRLPSVAHLQKPEVQAAVLREVQSQYRPAQLELDGIAKLPDLTAIVAKTVDLVVQQTIDIPRILVTPKGEVKSGFHHFTLDLSRMRYEVPNETLWAAHLRTGQVDRIGLGAGNIDEQRLEDYVVSGLIDFDDVAYDEHADLLYDLAAQVANHLLATHPEDGVRKILRLHRQEIARFVHAQMQSHFWQDTEVEYEIVVTRGFTELRKSAYTAAAGEAPLDFRQSPADKANMARYLFGGFQKCLYPTQKFQSDAERKLSVILDREAQKWFKPARGQFQLFYRSGTDLQEYQPDFVAETDDCILMLEPKASNQMTDPDVLAKRDSALEWCRHASGHAASYGGKPWRYALIPHDAIAENMTLVGLLQQFGETR; encoded by the coding sequence ATGAACCGTCACGTCAACGCCATCGCCGGCCGTCTCAGCTTGCGCGCCCCGCAGCGGCAATCCCTCGAAATTCTCGATCGTGTCACCGAACTGGTGCCGCCGCGAAAAGACTCCGATCTGGAGGCGGCGCTCGCGGCGATCCGAGCCGAATTTCCGAGCGTCACGGATTTCGAGCGCGACTTCCCTAGCCTGTGTTTCGCGCTGGCGACCGGCGTCGGCAAAACCCGGCTGATGGGCGCCTTCATCGCCTATCTGCACCTGGCGCACGGCCTCAACAACTTCTTCGTGCTCGCGCCTAACCTGACGATCTACAACAAGCTGATCGCCGATTTCACGCCCAACACGCCGAAATACGTCCTGAAGGGCATCGCCGAGTTCGCGATTTCGCCCCCGGTCATCACGACGGGCGACAATTTCGAGCGGCAGATCGCCAGCGGCGGCAATCTGTTCCCGGTCACCATCAACATCTTCAACATCTCCAAGATCAATTCCGAAGTGCGCGGCGGCCGCAGCCCACGCATGCGCAGTTTCCGCGAGGAAATCGGCAACAGCTATTTCGATTACCTCGCCGCCCAGAAGGACCTCGTCCTGATCATGGACGAGTCCCACCGCTACCGGGCGACTGCGGGCGTACGCGCCATCAACGAGTTGAAGCCGGTCATGGGGCTGGAGCTGACCGCGACCCCGTTTGTCGAGACGACACGCGGACCAGCGCCGTTCCAAAACGTGATCTTCGACTATCCGCTCGGCCGCGCCATGGCTGATGGCTTTGTGAAAGAGCCCGCGGTCGTCACCCGCGAGAACTTCGTCGCAACTGGCAAGTCGCCAGAGCAATTGCAGCAGATCAAACTGGAAGACGGCGTGCGCTTGCACGAAAGCGTCAAGGTCGAATTGGAGACCTATGCGCGACAGGCCGGCGAACGGATCGTCAAGCCCTTCATGCTGGTGATCGCGCGCGACACCACGCACGCCGCTGAGCTGATGACGCTGGTCAAATCCAACGCCTTCTTCGAAGGGCGCTATGCGGACAAGGTCATCCAGGTCGATTCCAGCGTGAAGGAAGAGGAGACGATCGAAAGGCTGCTGAAGGTCGAAAGCCCGGAAGAACCGACCGAGATCGTCATCCACGTCAACATGCTGAAAGAAGGCTGGGACGTCACCAACCTCTATACGATCGTGCCATTGCGCGCCGCCAATGCGCGTACGCTCATCGAACAGTCGATCGGGCGCGGCTTGCGTCTGCCCTATGGCCGGCGGACGGGTGTCACCGCCGTCGACCGGTTGAACATCGTCGCGCATGACCGCTTCCAGGAAATTGTCGACGAGGCGCGCAAACCGGATTCGGCCATCCGCCTCCAGCAGGTCGTGCTGACCGAAGGAGAGCTGCAGCAGAAGACGGTCACCGTCGAGTCCAGGCCTCAGCTCGCCGCCAAGCTTGGCCTGCGCTCCGATGCACCGGCTAACGGGGCGTCTGGTTTCGAGGAGGCGTCGGCCGAATTTACGCACGAAGAGCAACAGGTGGTTCGGATCGCCTATGATGTGATCCGCAAGATGGAGACCGAGCCATCGCGGCTGCCCAGCGTCGCACACCTACAGAAGCCCGAGGTGCAGGCAGCGGTTTTGCGCGAGGTTCAAAGCCAGTATCGGCCTGCCCAGTTGGAGCTGGATGGGATCGCCAAGCTACCCGACCTCACCGCCATCGTCGCCAAGACCGTCGACTTGGTCGTGCAGCAGACGATCGATATTCCCCGCATTCTCGTTACGCCGAAGGGCGAAGTGAAATCCGGCTTCCATCACTTCACGCTCGACCTGTCCCGCATGCGGTATGAAGTGCCGAATGAAACGCTATGGGCAGCGCATTTGCGGACGGGGCAAGTCGACCGCATCGGCCTCGGCGCCGGCAATATCGATGAGCAGCGGCTGGAGGACTATGTCGTCAGCGGCCTGATCGACTTCGACGACGTGGCCTACGACGAGCATGCCGATCTGCTCTACGATCTTGCGGCCCAGGTGGCGAACCATCTGTTGGCCACGCACCCGGAAGATGGCGTTCGCAAGATCCTGCGTCTCCACAGACAAGAGATTGCCCGCTTCGTTCATGCGCAGATGCAGAGCCACTTCTGGCAGGATACCGAGGTGGAGTACGAGATCGTCGTCACGCGCGGCTTTACCGAGCTGCGAAAGAGCGCCTATACGGCAGCGGCTGGGGAGGCGCCGCTCGATTTCCGTCAGTCCCCCGCGGACAAGGCCAACATGGCTCGATACCTGTTTGGCGGGTTCCAGAAGTGCCTATATCCCACTCAGAAATTTCAGTCGGATGCCGAGCGGAAGCTATCGGTCATTCTCGATCGGGAAGCGCAAAAGTGGTTCAAGCCGGCGCGCGGACAGTTCCAGCTATTCTATCGCAGCGGTACGGACCTTCAGGAGTATCAGCCGGACTTCGTAGCAGAAACAGATGACTGCATCTTGATGCTCGAACCCAAGGCATCAAACCAGATGACCGATCCGGACGTGTTGGCAAAGCGCGACTCCGCGCTTGAATGGTGCCGGCATGCGAGCGGTCATGCAGCGAGCTACGGCGGCAAGCCTTGGCGCTACGCTCTGATCCCGCATGACGCGATCGCGGAGAACATGACGCTCGTCGGTCTTCTACAGCAGTTCGGAGAGACAAGATGA
- a CDS encoding site-specific DNA-methyltransferase, giving the protein MTKKQKLELTWVGKENRPRLEPRILLEDPEKSYHAKHRVSDDDIFDNRLIFGDNLLALKALEQEFTGKVKCVFIDPPYNTGSAFKHYDDGLEHSIWLGLIRDRLEIIRRLMSSDGSLWITIDDNEVHYLKIVCDEIFGRFNFVANLAWHKRVSPANDAKYFSADFDHVLVYAANKETWAPNRLDRTGQQLSYYKNLDEDPRGAWNSSAYTCAKSAEERPNLYYPIVNPNTGLEIWPSKTRVWAYDRNTHQKNVEQNLIYWGKDGRGTMPRIKKFLDQTKKIVPRSIWSYEDAGHNQESKLETERLFPGVPFETPKPERLLKRVLDVATNPGDLVLDSFAGSGTTGAVAHKMGRRWIMVELGEHCHTHIIPRLKKVIDGEDKGGVTEVTGWQGGGGFRYFKLAPSLLEKDKWGREVISKAYNAEMLAEALCKIEGFTYAPSDSVYWQHGTSTERDFIYVTTQTLSPEQLDALSEEVGEGCTLLVLCAAFRGNTSAWPNLTVKKIPNHIRERCEWGHDDYSLNVENLPKAPPAREASPPAPKTTDKASSRSASQPGLFDLGGDDQ; this is encoded by the coding sequence ATGACCAAAAAACAAAAGCTCGAACTGACCTGGGTAGGCAAAGAGAACCGGCCACGGCTGGAGCCGCGCATTCTGCTGGAAGACCCGGAGAAGTCCTATCACGCGAAGCATCGCGTGAGCGACGACGACATTTTCGACAACCGGCTGATCTTCGGCGACAACCTGCTCGCGCTGAAGGCGCTGGAGCAGGAGTTCACCGGCAAGGTGAAGTGCGTCTTCATCGACCCGCCTTACAACACGGGCAGTGCTTTCAAGCACTATGACGACGGCTTGGAGCATTCCATTTGGCTTGGTCTGATTCGTGATCGTCTCGAAATCATCAGGAGATTAATGTCCTCTGATGGATCTTTATGGATAACCATCGACGATAACGAGGTGCATTACCTAAAGATCGTCTGTGACGAAATTTTTGGTCGATTCAATTTTGTTGCAAACCTCGCTTGGCATAAGCGCGTTTCACCTGCCAACGATGCCAAATACTTCAGCGCGGATTTTGATCACGTGCTTGTCTATGCCGCAAACAAAGAAACATGGGCACCAAATCGACTCGACAGAACTGGACAGCAGCTATCGTATTACAAGAATCTCGACGAGGACCCCCGCGGGGCATGGAACTCGTCAGCCTATACATGCGCAAAGTCCGCAGAGGAGCGTCCAAATCTGTATTACCCTATTGTTAATCCGAATACAGGCCTTGAGATCTGGCCTAGCAAGACGCGTGTTTGGGCGTATGATCGGAACACTCATCAAAAAAATGTTGAGCAAAACCTAATATATTGGGGCAAAGATGGGCGAGGTACTATGCCCAGAATCAAAAAGTTCCTTGATCAGACGAAGAAGATTGTTCCACGTAGTATATGGTCGTACGAAGACGCTGGCCACAACCAAGAATCCAAGCTTGAAACTGAAAGACTTTTTCCTGGGGTGCCATTTGAGACACCAAAGCCAGAACGACTCTTGAAACGCGTTTTGGATGTGGCCACCAACCCCGGCGACCTTGTCCTCGACTCCTTCGCTGGCTCCGGCACGACTGGCGCCGTCGCCCACAAGATGGGCCGGCGCTGGATCATGGTGGAGCTGGGCGAGCACTGCCACACCCACATCATTCCGCGCCTGAAGAAGGTCATTGACGGTGAGGACAAGGGCGGCGTGACCGAGGTGACCGGCTGGCAGGGCGGCGGCGGCTTCCGCTATTTCAAGCTGGCGCCTTCGCTCCTCGAAAAGGACAAGTGGGGCCGTGAGGTCATCAGCAAGGCCTACAACGCCGAGATGCTGGCCGAGGCCTTGTGCAAGATCGAGGGCTTCACCTATGCCCCGAGCGATAGCGTCTATTGGCAGCATGGCACCTCGACGGAGCGTGACTTCATCTATGTGACGACGCAGACGCTGTCGCCGGAGCAGCTCGACGCCTTGAGCGAGGAGGTTGGCGAGGGATGCACGCTGCTCGTGCTCTGCGCGGCCTTCCGCGGCAATACGTCTGCCTGGCCCAATCTGACGGTGAAGAAGATCCCGAACCACATTCGCGAGCGCTGCGAATGGGGCCATGACGACTACAGTCTCAATGTCGAGAATCTGCCCAAGGCGCCGCCAGCCCGAGAAGCTTCGCCGCCCGCGCCGAAAACGACCGACAAGGCGTCGTCTCGTTCCGCCTCCCAGCCGGGCCTGTTCGATCTCGGGGGAGACGACCAATGA
- a CDS encoding AIPR family protein: MPNAAEKIAHIEAALRHRFFPLVPERAQRWTVEQHEVDRCSRSLAAYALCGMCGIADATAAGALVDGSDDGGIDALYFDRARQRLIVVQSKYKRPNNADNPQGTGPNQAETLKFINGTKALMERRFDGFNAAVRNRLDEIEEALDTPGVKICLILPFLGEALDVHAKADLDAFVAQCNNLSDCMSAAVVGITQTYDWMVAEQANQAVDVRLTLEKWSSVTAPRKAVYGLVKGQDLAALVTEHGTALFERNIRHYLGSVGVNVAIEETVRRRPEDFFYLNNGITAVTAAITQAPGSADRCVFGLAAFSIVNGAQTAGSITTASLAAAISENAKLHITIIEVPDPADDFAVRVTRARNYQNQVRGVDFAALDPNQERIRQELAAVGIRYHYRPSAESRIRQDDAFTLEEAALALACLAFVVTDGPRRGHRGQNAIDFVVIAKREIGRIWEQEGAIYSNLFPASISGIRICRLVRIYQFIDRILAGSERAETAYDRRMFFRHGRYFIMAFVAHRLPRLIAKAAPGLTAEEEREISQETNHLSEVIFATSRAMQVDRGFLAIFRNLTDAQPLAEKVLLRLAELDAAHNPQPPASAAAPALAQAATDQA; the protein is encoded by the coding sequence ATGCCCAATGCTGCGGAGAAAATTGCTCACATTGAAGCTGCGCTCCGGCACCGCTTCTTTCCGCTGGTGCCGGAACGCGCTCAGCGATGGACGGTTGAACAGCACGAAGTTGATCGTTGTTCACGTTCGCTCGCGGCCTATGCACTGTGCGGAATGTGCGGGATCGCGGATGCGACCGCCGCTGGCGCACTGGTCGACGGAAGTGATGATGGCGGGATCGATGCGCTTTATTTCGATCGCGCGCGGCAACGGCTCATCGTTGTCCAATCAAAGTACAAGCGCCCCAACAACGCCGATAATCCGCAGGGAACAGGCCCAAATCAGGCCGAGACACTCAAGTTCATCAATGGCACCAAGGCGCTCATGGAGCGGCGCTTCGACGGGTTCAATGCGGCGGTGAGGAACCGCTTGGACGAAATAGAGGAAGCCCTCGACACGCCGGGCGTGAAGATCTGCCTGATTCTGCCATTCCTCGGCGAGGCGTTGGACGTTCATGCGAAGGCGGATCTCGACGCTTTCGTTGCTCAATGCAACAACCTTTCCGACTGCATGAGCGCCGCCGTTGTTGGCATCACGCAGACCTATGACTGGATGGTCGCCGAGCAGGCAAACCAAGCCGTCGACGTCCGTCTCACCCTGGAGAAATGGTCGAGTGTGACCGCGCCGCGGAAGGCGGTCTATGGGCTGGTGAAAGGCCAGGACCTTGCGGCGCTCGTGACCGAGCATGGAACCGCGCTCTTCGAACGCAACATCCGGCACTATCTCGGTTCGGTCGGTGTGAATGTCGCGATTGAGGAAACGGTGCGACGGCGGCCGGAAGACTTCTTCTACCTGAACAACGGCATCACGGCTGTAACGGCTGCTATCACGCAGGCGCCAGGCTCCGCCGACCGTTGTGTCTTTGGTCTGGCGGCATTCTCCATTGTGAATGGCGCCCAGACCGCCGGCTCGATCACGACAGCATCGCTTGCGGCGGCGATCTCTGAAAACGCGAAGCTGCATATTACGATCATCGAGGTTCCGGATCCGGCCGATGATTTCGCCGTGCGCGTGACACGGGCGCGCAACTACCAGAATCAGGTGCGGGGCGTCGATTTCGCCGCGCTCGACCCCAACCAGGAGCGAATACGACAGGAACTCGCGGCAGTCGGTATTCGCTACCATTATCGACCGTCTGCGGAATCCCGGATTCGGCAGGACGATGCGTTCACGCTCGAAGAGGCGGCACTCGCGCTGGCATGCCTTGCATTCGTCGTTACGGACGGGCCGCGGAGAGGCCATCGCGGGCAGAACGCGATCGACTTCGTCGTCATTGCCAAGCGCGAGATCGGACGCATATGGGAACAGGAAGGTGCGATTTATTCCAATCTTTTCCCGGCATCGATATCCGGCATTCGGATCTGCCGGCTCGTCCGTATCTATCAGTTCATCGACCGCATTCTCGCCGGGAGCGAGCGGGCCGAGACGGCCTATGACCGCCGTATGTTTTTCCGACACGGCCGTTACTTCATCATGGCCTTCGTCGCCCATCGTCTGCCAAGGCTCATTGCGAAAGCGGCCCCCGGCCTAACCGCCGAAGAGGAGCGCGAGATATCGCAGGAGACCAATCACCTTTCGGAGGTAATCTTCGCGACCTCCCGGGCAATGCAAGTCGATCGCGGCTTTCTAGCCATCTTCCGCAATCTCACCGACGCGCAGCCGCTTGCCGAGAAGGTCCTTCTTCGACTGGCAGAGCTGGATGCCGCTCACAACCCACAGCCTCCTGCCAGCGCGGCTGCGCCGGCGCTCGCCCAAGCCGCCACGGACCAAGCATGA